A genomic segment from Vicugna pacos chromosome 17, VicPac4, whole genome shotgun sequence encodes:
- the HRH1 gene encoding histamine H1 receptor, with translation MTFPNSSSVSEDTMNDRNKTATADPQLMPLVVVLSAVSLVTVGLNLLVLYAVRSERKLHTVGNLYIVSLSVADLIVGAIVMPMNILYLLMSRWSLGHPLCLFWLSMDYVASTASIFSVFILCIDRYRSVRQPLKYLKYRTKTRASATILAAWFLSFLWVIPILGWHRFISKPLQHREGKCETDFYDVTWFKVMTAIINFYLPTLLMLWFYAKIYKTVRRHCQHRELVNGSLPSFSEIKPKPENPKVGTKKQRKESPWEVLKRKPKDAGGGPVLKPPSQDPKEIKSLGVSSPEDGELDKFHCLSLNVVQPQTEAEGSGEGRAAVNQSQSQLETDEQGLNMHGVTEILEGQILGDSQSFSRTDSDTPTEPTPGKSKSRSGSNTGLDYIKFTWKRLRSQSRQYVSGLHMNRERKAAKQLGFIMAAFILCWIPYFIFFMVIAFCESCSNQHVHMFTIWLGYLNSTLNPLIYPLCNENFKKTFKKILHIRS, from the coding sequence ATGACTTTTCCCAACTCCTCCAGCGTCTCGGAAGACACGATGAATGACAGGAACAAGACTGCCACGGCCGACCCCCAGCTGATGCCCCTGGTGGTGGTCCTGAGCGCCGTCTCCTTGGTCACAGTGGGACTCAACCTGCTGGTCCTGTACGCTGTGCGGAGCGAGCGGAAGCTGCACACGGTGGGGAACCTGTACATCGTCAGCCTCTCGGTAGCAGATCTGATCGTGGGAGCCATCGTCATGCCCATGAACATCCTCTACCTCCTCATGTCCAGGTGGTCCCTAGGGCACCCTCTCTGCCTCTTCTGGCTTTCCATGGACTACGTGGCCAGCACAGCATCCATTTTCAGCGTCTTCATCTTGTGCATCGATCGCTACCGCTCTGTCCGGCAGCCCCTCAAGTACCTGAAGTACCGCACCAAGACCCGGGCATCGGCCACCATCCTGGCAGCCTGGTTTCTCTCCTTCCTATGGGTCATTCCCATCCTGGGCTGGCATCGCTTCATATCGAAGCCCTTGCAGCACCGAGAGGGAAAGTGCGAGACAGACTTCTACGATGTCACCTGGTTCAAGGTCATGACCGCCATCATCAACTTCTACCTGCCCACCTTGCTCATGCTCTGGTTCTATGCCAAGATCTACAAGACTGTGCGGCGGCACTGTCAGCATCGGGAGCTCGTCAAcggctccctcccttccttttctgaAATTAAGCCAAAGCCAGAGAACCCCAAGGTGGGGACtaagaagcagaggaaagagTCTCCCTGGGAGGTTCTGAAAAGGAAGCCAAAAGATGCCGGTGGTGGACCTGTTTTGAAGCCACCATCCCAAGACCCAAAGGAGATAAAATCTCTAGGTGTCTCCAGCCCAGAGGATGGAGAACTGGACAAATTCCATTGCCTCTCTCTTAACGTTGTGCAGCCGCAGACTGAGGCAGAGGGGAGTGGTGAGGGCCGTGCAGCCGTCAATCAGAGCCAGAGCCAGCTCGAGACAGATGAGCAGGGCCTGAACATGCACGGGGTCACTGAGATCTTAGAGGGTCAGATCCTGGGTGACAGCCAGTCCTTCTCCCGGACAGACTCAGACACGCCCACAGAGCCAACACCCGGGAAAAGCAAATCGAGAAGTGGGTCTAACACAGGCCTGGATTATATCAAGTTCACTTGGAAGAGGCTCCGCTCGCAATCGAGACAGTATGTGTCTGGGTTGCACATGAACCGGGAACGGAAGGCCGCCAAACAACTGGGCTTCATCATGGCAGCCTTCATCCTTTGCTGGATTCCTTACTTCATCTTCTTCATGGTCATTGCCTTCTGCGAGAGCTGTTCTAACCAGCATGTGCACATGTTCACCATCTGGCTGGGCTACCTCAACTCCACGCTGAACCCCCTCATCTACCCTTTGTGCAATGAGAACTTCAAGAAGACGTTCAAGAAAATTCTGCACATTCGCTCCTAA